The Candidatus Methylomirabilota bacterium genome contains the following window.
CACTTCCTCGAGCGTCATGCCGACCCGCTTCAGCTCCAGGAGGCTCCACTTCTGCGCCGCCGCGAGCTGGAAGATCTCCGCGCGGACGTCGCGATCACGAGCTGATTCCACGACGAAGCTCGCCGTAGCACCGGTCGAGCCATCGGAGACCGCGGTCACGCCGGGGATCGACGAGAGCGCCACCCGCACGGCTTCCTTCGGCCCCGCGATCTCGACCTCGACGCGCGCGCTCGGGAAGAACTCCTCGACGAGCCGGTCGATCGGTCCCTGCGCCACGATCGATCCCTTGTTGATGATGATGACGCCGCTGCACACCATCGCGACCTCGGGCAGGATGTGCGTCGACAGGATCACGGTGTGCTCGCCCGCGAGCGACTTGATGAGCGCGCGGATCTCGGTGATCTGCTTGGGGTCGAGGCCGATGGTGGGCTCGTCGAGGACGAGCACGTGGGGGTCGTTGATGATGGCCTGGGCCAGGCCCACGCGCTGGCGGTAGCCCTTGGAGAGCTTGCCGATCAGCCGGCTCTGGACGTCGGTGATCAGGCACCGCTCCAGCACCTCGGCCACCCGTCGCTTGCGCTCGGAGCGCCCGACGCCCTTGACCTCGGCGACGAAATCGAGATAGTCCGCCACCCGTAATTCCGGGTAGAGCGGCACGCTCTCGGGGAGGTAGCCGATCCGGCGCCGGACCTCCATCGACTCGCTGAAGACGTCGTACCCCGCCACCCGCGCCGAGCCGCCCGAGGCCGGCATGAAGCAGGCCAGGATCCGCATCGTGGTCGTCTTCCCGGCACCGTTGGGGCCGAGAAAGCCGATGATCTCACCGGGGGCGACGCTGAACGACACGTCGCGGATCGCCGTGATAGGGCCGTAACGTTTGGTGAGGTTCTGGACTTCGATCATATGGAGCTGATCATCCCGAGCGGTTGCTCATTATACACGGCCCCCCGGCCCCTCGGGCACGACCGGCATCATCTGCTGGAGCCAGGGGGGCAGCGCGATCATCTTGCTGGTGGCCGGATCCCAGCAGGCGTGGAGCGTATATCCCGTGGCCACCGTCGTCCCCGCCGCATCGCGGACCTCGTAGCCGAAGCGGAAGGAGGCCCGCTTGCGCTCGCTCACCCAGCAGTGCACGTCCAGCAGGTCGTCGAGCCGCGCCGGCTTGACGAAGCGCGCGAGCGCCTCCACCACGGGCATGTGGATCTTCTCGTTGATGTCGGCGATCGACATGCCCTGCTGGCGGAGGTACTCGACGCGGCCCACCTCGAAGTAGGTGAGATAGTTTCCGTAGTACACGACCCTCATGCAGTCGGTGTCCCCGTAGCGGACCCGGATCTTGGTGGTCGCGATCATCGGCGGGCTTAGAGGTACTGGCCGTAGCGGATCTTCTCGACCACGCCGCGCACGCGCTTGTACCCGTCGATCGCCTCCAGCAGGTCGGCGGACGTCACCAGCGGCGCGCTCCCCTCTTTGGCGGCCCGGTGCACCTTCTCCTCCAGCGTCCGGCCGAGGATCTCCGAGATGTCCGCCCCACTCATCCCGCCCATCAGCGGCAGGATGGTGCGGTAATCGAGCGGCTCGAAGAGCGGGCGCCCGGCGCTCTTTTCCGTCCGGATTCGCATCAGGTCCAGGATCTCCTGCTGGGCGGCGGGGTCGGGCAGCGTGACCTCCACGAGGTGGTCGAGGCGACCGGGGGCCACCAGCGCCGGATCGAGGGCGTCGGTGCGGCTCGTCGCCGCCACCACCAGCACCCGCGCCGACGGGTCGATGGCGTCGAGCTTCTCGCAGAGGGCGGCGACCAGCCGGGCGCTGGCCTCGCGCGCCTGCGGTGGCGGCAGCAGGTGGTCCAGGGACAGCGCGTCCACTTCCTCCATGAGGAAGACCGCGCGCCCCTCTCCCATCGCGATCCGGAGAATCTCCTGGAGCAGCTCGCCGGTGTTCGCGCCGAACTTCGAGGTCAGGTTGAAGAGCCTCAGCCGGAAGAAGATGGCCTGGGAGGCGCCGGCCAGCGCCCGCGCCAGCATCGCCTTCCCCGTGCCCGGCGGCCCGTAGAGCAGCACGCCCTTGGGCGGTGTGATGCCCCAGTCCTTGTAACGCTCGGGATCGGTCAGGGCGGTCGTGAAGCCCCGCAGGGCGGCCTTGGCCTGCTGGAGCCCGCCCACGTCGTCGAACGACACGCCGGGACGAATCGCGGTCTCCACGCGCCCGGTGAGATCGCCGAATTTCTCGCCGAGCTTGGTGAACACGTCCTCGAGGCGCCGCTGGAGCGCCCACTGGAGATCGTCGGTGTCGAGCGGCGTCATGGCCTCAGATGTGGGGTCGGCGGGGCGCCTGCAGAGTTCCCGCCTTGTCGAAGACGCGATCCTCGACGAGGACCGGCGCCCCGGCGCGGATGGCCAGCGCGATCGCGTCCGACGGACGGGAGTCGAGCACCATCTCGCCGGCGGCGCTGGTGAGGTGAATGGTGGCGTAGTAGATGTCATCGCGCAGGTCGTTGATCACGACGCGGTTCACGGTGACCTTGAGCCGGGCGAAGAGCGCCAGGAACAGGTCGTGGGTGAGCGGGCGCGGCGGCGTCACGCCCTGCAGCGGCAGCGCGATCCCCGTGGCCTCCGCCAACCCGATGGTCATGATCAGGGTGCGCTTGTCCCGCTTGCCCTGCAACAGCACCGTCGGGGCCTGCGTGCGGGGGTCGGCGAGCACGGCCAGGACCTCCGCTTCCTGAGGACCGTTCGGCTTCGGCGTCCCCAGCTCGGCGGAATCCCGGGCGCCGCCGCTGCGGCTGGTCACGCCCGTCAGCGCGATGGTCAACAGCGCGATCATCCCGATGCGGCCACTCGTGCTCATACCGGCCACCCCCGCGACGACGGCTCGCCAGCCACGCGCCCGCGAACGCATCGCGCGCACCAGTATAAACGCTCCGTCACGACCGAGCCGGGTCAAATGCTCAAGCACGGACGAGCGGGCGTGGCCCCTCGGCGGGGAGCCGCAGGCTGAGGCCGGCGCCGCCCAGGAGGAGCGCGGTGAGGAGGCTCCACATCCGCCCGTAGCCGAGCGCGTGCGTCACGTAGCCGAAGACGAACGCGCCTCCCGCGTTGCCGACGAGAAACACGCCACTGAAGACGCCTACCACGGCCCCTCGGCGCGCCTCGGGCGCCTGATCGGCGACCAGCGCGGCCAGGCCGGGGTAGAGAAAGCCGTGGGCGCCGCCCGCCATGAGCCCGGCCAGCGCCAGGACCGGCAGCACGGGCAGCGCGCTCGTCTGCGTGGCGACGAGGCCGAGCATGGCCAGCAGCGCGGTGGCCACCACCTGCACGAACATGGACGGCACGATCACGGCGCTGCGGCCGCTCGTATCGATGAGGCGACCTCCGAAGACGCGGACGCCCATCGCCGCGCCCGCGTACGCCGTGTAGAAGAGGGCGAGCGTCGTCACGCCCAGGCTCTCGGCGAAGGTCGGCAGGAACGCGAAGATGGTGCCGGTGCCCAGGCCGAAGAAGACGGTCACGGCCATGTGGCGGTGTGCGAGATCCGCCAACCCGGCCCGGGCCCACTCCCAGCCGCTCACCGGCGGCGCCTCGGCGCGGGCCTGCTCGCGCAGCGGCCAGACCAGCACCGCCGCCACCACCGCCAGCGCCGCGCACAACGCGAAGAAGGGACGGAACCCGAAGCCGCGGATGATGGCTTCGCCGACGAGCGGCGTGAGCGCGGTGGACACCATCCCGGAGATGCCGTAGATGCCCAGCGCCCAGCCGCGGCGCTCCACCGGGACCAGGTCGATCACGTACGAGTAGTTGGCGACGAAGAAAGCGGAAAAGCCCAGGCCCTGGAGCGCCCGGACGAGGGCGAGCCAGGGGACGGTACTGACGAAGGTGGCGATGAGCGCAGAGGCCAGGACGAGGGCGACGCCTAGCAGCATGAAGGGCCGCCGCCCGGCGGCGTCGACCCAGGGACCGATGAGCGGCTGGCAGACGATGCCCACCGCGCTGTAGAGGCCCATCACGAGGCCGATCTCGATCTCGGTGCCACCGAGCCGGTCGATGTAGAGCGGCAGCAGCACGAACCCGTTCAGGCTGGCGAAGAAGAAGAAGTTGGTCACCGTCGCCCTGATGAAGGGACGGTGCGCTAGAATAGACACGAGCGATTATCGCATGGCGACGACGGAGTCGGTCCTCCGCCGCGGCATCGAACGCAGCGGCGACGAGCTGATCCTCACCCTCGATCCCGCGTTTCAGGGCCTGCCCGACACGGCCCACGGCGGCAGCGTGCTGGCCGTGTTCCACCTGCTGGCCGGCGGGAGCGGTCCGCAGACGGTGCGCGGCACCTACCGCAAGCGCGTGCCGCTGGGCGTGCCGCTGCCGCTCACGACGACGGTCGCCGACGGCGCGCTGGCCTGCACCCTTCTCGATGCCTCCAACACGACACTGGTAGAGGGTCACGTCCGCCGGCCAGGACCGGATGGGCCCTCCCAGACCCGTGTAGTGCGCGATGTCGGGGATGCCACAGAGCGGCGCGGCGCGGGTGCGCCCTCGGAGACCCCCGGGGTTTTCGTGGTCGACGAGGGCGCCCCGCGCCGCGCCAGCGCCCACCCTCTACCCGTGTCGTCGACGTGCTTCGCGTGCGGCGTCGACAACGCGCTGGGGCTGCGCGTGCGGTTGATGCACGACAACGCCGCCGTGTGGGGCACGTGGCAGCCGCGCGAGAGCTTCCGCACGGCGGAGGGCACGCTGGCGCCGGTGGTACTGACCACGCTGCTCGACGAGGCGGCCTTCTGGCTCGGCGCGCTGGCCAGCGGCGAGTCGGGCATGACGACGGAGCTGGTGGTCACGCTGCATGGCTCCGCGCCCTTCGGCTCCGCGATCACCGTGGGTGGGGCGCGCGGGGGGGCGCGGCAGCGGGGCGACGATCCGCGCTACTGGGACACCGAGGTGGCCGTGCGCGACGAGGCCGGCCGCCTGTTGGCCGACGCGCGCATCACCTTCGTCGCCGTCCGCGGCGCCGCCCGCCGCCTGGCCACCTGGCTGCTCACCACGAACCCCCCCGAGGTCGTCCGCCGCGTCTTCCCCGCCTACGCGCGCTGAGGTTGGAGTAGGATAGCCGCATCCCGAACGCTGAGGAGGAGGAACCGCCATGCCGAAGACGACCCAGCTCTCGCTGTCTCTCCGGTCCAAGCCCGGCGTCCTCGCCAACGTCGCCCGCGCGCTGGCCGACGCCGGCGTCAACATCACCGGGCTCTGCGCCGGTGAGGCGGCGGGCCGCGGAAGGATCGGGATCCTGGTCAACAACGCGGGAAAGGCCAAGCGCGCCTTGCGGGCGGCCAAGTATCGCGCCAGCGAGGAGCCGGCCTTCGTCGTGAGGCTGCGGAACAAGCCAGGGAGACTGGCGCGCGTCGCCGAGAAGCTGGCGCGTGCGCGGATCAACATCCGGTCGGCCTACGCGACGACGACCGGCCGCGGGGGGGCCACCATCGTCTTCACCGTCTCCAACCCCGCGAAAGCCCGCCGCCTCCTCGGCGGCTAGGCATCGGAGGGGGCCTCGACGGCCCCCTCCGGAACCTCCCCCCAGGATTCGGGTTGCGCCGGCGAAGCCGGCGCTCGAACCGCGGTTACTCCGACACGCACCAAAGGAGTGACGGAAGAGAGAGAAAGAGGGGCGGGGTGACTCTCCGAGACCCGTGGGTCTTTCGTGGTCGAGGAGAGTCCCGCTTCCACCCGTCCTCCGCCGCCTCCTTGCGATACGCCTGGGGCCGGTCATCCGCGCTCTGTCCGGCCAGCGTGGCGCCGGCCACCGCAGTGGTGGAGAGGGTGAAGCTGCGCCGGGAAAGCTCCATGGCGATCTCCTTAGCTGTTGACCTTTTCCGCCTCGACCCACGCCTTCCACTCGTCCGGCGTGTGGCCGAGGCTGATGCGATTCTCACTTCGAACGAGCGGGGTGCGTAGCAGGCGCGGCTCGGTCAGCGCACGCTCCAGCATCCGCTCCGGCGAGTCGCCGCTCACGTGCAGGCCGAGCGCGCGGAAGCGGGAGCTCTCGCGATTGATCAGCGCGGCGGCCCCGAACTTCTCCTGAAAGCGGCGCAGCTCACCCCGCGTAGCCGGCCGCTCCTGGAGATCGACGACGTGCACGGCGATCCGCCGCTCGGAGAAGAACCGCAGCGCCTTGCGGGTTTCCTGGCAGTCGTGGAACCCGAAGACCTGGACGTTCACGGGCTCCGCTTGGCCCGCTCGGCCCGCTCCCGCAGCTGCTCCCACGCCGGCCAGGGCACGGCCGGCGTCCCCGGCGGATTCGCACGGCCGCTCTGCGGTCCGTGATAGTCGGAGCCGCCGGTGGCGACCAGATCGAGCCGGCGGCACAGCTCGAGATAGGCCGACCTCTGCGCGGCCGAGTGCTCGGCGTAGTAGGCCTCGATGCCCATGAGCCCGGCCCCGACGAGGTCGGGGATGAGCGCGTCGCGGTCGGCGAGCCCGGGATGGGCGAATACGGGAATGCCGCGAGCCTTCCGGATCACCGCCACCGCGTCGGCGGGGGTCAGGCGCCGGCGCGGCACGCTGGCGGGCCCGTCCAATTTCAGATATCTGTCGAACGCCTCGCGCACAGACTTCACGTAGCCGCGCTTGACCATCACCTGGGCCACGTGCGGCCGGCCGGGCGAGCCCTCCTTCACGAGGGCGAAGACTTCGTCTGGATCGATGGGCAGGCCCAGCTCGGTCAGGCGCTCGGCGATGCGATGGATGCGCGCCACGCGCTCGGCGCGCTGCTCGCGCAGGAACTCCTGGAACCAGGGCGCCTGGTGCTCGACGAAGTAGCCGAGGACGTGGATCTCGGCGCCCTCGATGTCGCAGTTGATCTCCAGGCCAGGCACGATGGTGAGCGGCGGGTGCTGGGCGGCCTCGTCCAGCGCCTCGGCCAGCGCGTCAGTGGAATCGTGGTCGGTAATCGCCAGCACCTGCACGCCGTGCTCCACCGCTTTCCGCACGAGCTCTCGCGGCGTCAGCGTTCCGTCGGAGGCGGTCGTGTGCGTGTGGAGGTCGACGCGCCCGGCCGTCATGTCGTGAGGTACGCCAGGATGGTCCTCACCGCCACTCCGGTCCCGCCTTTGGGGGCCAGGGCGAGGTCCTTTTCGCTGAAGGCCGGGCCCGCGATGTCCAGGTGGGCCCACGGCGTGGTGCCCGCGAACTCCTTGAGGAAGAGCCCCGCGGTGATCGCGCCGCCTCCCCGCGGGCCGACGTTGTTGAGATCGGCCACCTCGCTCTTGAGGTGCTCGCGGTACTCCTCGATGAGCGGCAGCTGCCACACGCGCTCGCCCGCCTGCTCGGCGGCGGCCAGCAGGCGATCGGCCAGGCCCTGGTCGTTGGCGAAGAGCCCGGAGCAGAGCGGTCCCAGCGCCACCACGCAGGCGCCGGTGAGCGTGGCCAGGTCGATGATCTCCTCGGGCTTGACGCGGGCGTTCGCGTAGCAGAGCGCGTCGGCCAGCGTCAGGCGTCCCTCGGCGTCGGTGTTGCCCACCTCGATGGTCGTTCCGTTCATCGCTTTCAAGATATCGCCCGGCCGGATCGCCGAGCCCGAGGGCATGTTCTCGGTGGCGGCGATGAGCCCGTGCACCTCGACCGGCGGCTTGAGCTGGGGCAGCGCGCGCATGATCCCCAGGACGCCGGCGGCGCCCGACATGTCGTCCTTCATCCGCAGCATGCCCTCGGCGTTCTTGAGGTCGAGTCCCCCGGAGTCGAACGTGATGCCCTTGCCGATGACGGCCACGCGCTTGCGCGCGCGCCCGGGCGGCGCGTAGGTGAGGTGGATGAACTTCGGCGGCTGCTGGCTGCCCGCGGCGACGCCCAGGAAGGCGCCCATGCCCATCTTCTCGCACTCGGCGCGGTCATAGACGCGGAGCTTGAGCCGGCCCTCCTTGGCGACCTCGCCGGCGACCTGGGCCAGCTGGGTGGGATGCACCTCGTTGGCGGGCGCGTTGACGAGGTCGCGCGCGAACCACGTCGCCCGCGCGAAGACCTCACCGCTGCGCGCGCCCTCGCCGACGTCACGGCTCGCCCGGGCGTCGGGCGCCAGCACCCGCAGCTCCACCACGGCCTTCTCGGTCTTCTCGCGCTTGTAGCGGTCGAAGGTGTAGGTGCCGAGGATCGCCCCCTCGACGACGGCGTGCGCCCGCTGACGGGCCGGCAGCCGCTCCCCGAGCAGGTCCACCGCCACCGTCCGCGCTCCCAGGTCTCGGGCGCGCCGCGTCCCGGCCGCCGCCGCCCGGCGCACGATCTCGAGCGTCACGTCCTTGCCGTCGCCGAGGCCGACTATTATGACTAGCGGTGCTGGGATGACGCGGGCCGAGGGCAGGCGGCCGGCGGTGTGCACGTGGGTCACCTGACCCGCCTTGGCCTGGAACTTCTCGGCGTCGAGCACCGCCTTGATCTGGCCCTGGGCGCGGCGGTCGAGCGCGGCCAGCCCCGCCGGCAGGGCCTTGGCCTCCGCACGAAGGCCGACGATGAGCGCGTCAACCTCGGCCTCCCCCAGCGGCGTGGCAACCACCCGGACCTTCATCCCTGGGTGCTCACGAATCCTTTCGCGCGGCAACGGCGACGGCGCGGCGGATCATGTCGGCGAGCCCCTCCGTCACGTCGAGCTCCTCCACGCGCTCCACCTCTACCCAGCGGCACTCGGCGGCATCGCTGCCGGCCGAGACCCGATCGGAATCGGCGTAGGCAAAGTAGTCCACGAGCACGTAATGGTACCTGACGCGGCCCCCGGCGTCGCGCACGATGCGGTCCACCACGCCGGCGACGCCGACGACGTGGATCGTCAGACCGCACTCCTCGGTCAGCTCGCGCCGGACCGCGTCGGTCGTGGTCTCGCCCAGCTCCACCAGGCCGCCCGGCAGGCTCCACTTGCCCGCCGATGGCTGGCCCCCGCGCCGGACGAGCAGGACGCGCCCCTTGTGGAGCACGACGGCGCCGACGCCGACCCGGGGGTGATCGGGGTACTCGCGGCTCACGCGGGGCGGCTCATCGAGCGCGGCTCAGGCGGCGCCGGCGAGCCACGCCTCGCTGGCGTACTTCTTCCTGGCGAGCGCCTCGGCGCGCGCCGTCTCCTCGGGCGTGAGCCCGCCCGGGCGGAGCGTGAGCCCGTGCTCCTCCTCGAACGCGGTGGTCAGCGCCGCGGCGACGTCGTCGAACTTCGGCCGCTGACCCAGGGCCGCCTCGAGCGTCGTCAGGGTTGCCAGCGGGTCTTGCGTGGTGGGGAAGACCGCGCGGAGCCGCAGCTCGTCGACGCCGAGCAGGACCGAGCCATGCTGCAGGAAGCAGCCGCCCTGACGCCGCTGGGCGCTGCCCACGAGCTTGCGCCCGCCGATCTCGATCTCGTAACGGCCGGTGCGCGCGAAGCAGAACGCCGGGCTTGCGAGCCCGCTCGACCCGGTGACGGGAACGATCGCGGCCGGCGCGCCGAGGGCTTGGAGCCCGCGCAAGAGGGCCCGGGCGATCCACCGGTACGTCTCGAGGAGGTCTGCGGAGATCCCCAGATCGTCGTTGGAGGCGACGACGCTGTAGGTCAGCTCGCGCTCGGGGCCGTCGTGGTAGATCGCGCTGCCACCCGTGGGGCGCCGGACCAGGCCGACGCCCAGGCGCCGGCAGGCGGCGACGTCGACGGCGGCGTCGAGCCGCTGGCCGTAGCCGAGGGAGACGGTCGGCGGCTCCCAGGCGAAGAACCGGACCGTGGGCGGGGACGCTTCCGCCTGGCGGCCCCGCCACAGCGCCTCGTCGATGGCCATGTTGGTGGCGCCGTCCGTCGCTTCTGTGACGAGCAATCGCCAGGCGCGCTCACTCACCGTATCACCTGATCGGCCCGCAGTAGCAGCGATAGCGGGATCGTCAGCCCGAGCGCCTTCGCGGTCTTGAGGTTGATGACCAGCTCAAACTTCGTCGCCTGCTCGACGGGCAGATCGGCGGGCTTGGCGCCCTTGAGGATCCTGTCCACATAGCCGGCGGCGCGCCGGAACAGGTCGTGAAAGTTTGCCGCATAGGACATGAGGGCGCCGGAACCCACGACGAACTCCTTTTGGTGGTAGATCGTCGGCAGCCGCTGCTTGGCCGCGAGTTCCACGAGGCGGGTTCTGTGCGCATAGAAGAATGGTGAGGCCAAGACGACCAGGGCTCCAGCGCGATTCTTTTCCGCCTCGGCAAACGCGGTCGCGAAGATCAGGACAACGGCAAGAACGAACGCGAACAGACGGCAGCGCGGCCCGGCCGGCGGCCACGCGCGACGCTGCGTACGGCCCTGGC
Protein-coding sequences here:
- a CDS encoding ATP-binding cassette domain-containing protein, which encodes MIEVQNLTKRYGPITAIRDVSFSVAPGEIIGFLGPNGAGKTTTMRILACFMPASGGSARVAGYDVFSESMEVRRRIGYLPESVPLYPELRVADYLDFVAEVKGVGRSERKRRVAEVLERCLITDVQSRLIGKLSKGYRQRVGLAQAIINDPHVLVLDEPTIGLDPKQITEIRALIKSLAGEHTVILSTHILPEVAMVCSGVIIINKGSIVAQGPIDRLVEEFFPSARVEVEIAGPKEAVRVALSSIPGVTAVSDGSTGATASFVVESARDRDVRAEIFQLAAAQKWSLLELKRVGMTLEEVFIRIVAGEEAVAPEEAAAVAGEGAA
- a CDS encoding MFS transporter; amino-acid sequence: MSILAHRPFIRATVTNFFFFASLNGFVLLPLYIDRLGGTEIEIGLVMGLYSAVGIVCQPLIGPWVDAAGRRPFMLLGVALVLASALIATFVSTVPWLALVRALQGLGFSAFFVANYSYVIDLVPVERRGWALGIYGISGMVSTALTPLVGEAIIRGFGFRPFFALCAALAVVAAVLVWPLREQARAEAPPVSGWEWARAGLADLAHRHMAVTVFFGLGTGTIFAFLPTFAESLGVTTLALFYTAYAGAAMGVRVFGGRLIDTSGRSAVIVPSMFVQVVATALLAMLGLVATQTSALPVLPVLALAGLMAGGAHGFLYPGLAALVADQAPEARRGAVVGVFSGVFLVGNAGGAFVFGYVTHALGYGRMWSLLTALLLGGAGLSLRLPAEGPRPLVRA
- a CDS encoding bifunctional nuclease family protein, whose amino-acid sequence is MSTSGRIGMIALLTIALTGVTSRSGGARDSAELGTPKPNGPQEAEVLAVLADPRTQAPTVLLQGKRDKRTLIMTIGLAEATGIALPLQGVTPPRPLTHDLFLALFARLKVTVNRVVINDLRDDIYYATIHLTSAAGEMVLDSRPSDAIALAIRAGAPVLVEDRVFDKAGTLQAPRRPHI
- a CDS encoding ATP-binding protein; this encodes MTPLDTDDLQWALQRRLEDVFTKLGEKFGDLTGRVETAIRPGVSFDDVGGLQQAKAALRGFTTALTDPERYKDWGITPPKGVLLYGPPGTGKAMLARALAGASQAIFFRLRLFNLTSKFGANTGELLQEILRIAMGEGRAVFLMEEVDALSLDHLLPPPQAREASARLVAALCEKLDAIDPSARVLVVAATSRTDALDPALVAPGRLDHLVEVTLPDPAAQQEILDLMRIRTEKSAGRPLFEPLDYRTILPLMGGMSGADISEILGRTLEEKVHRAAKEGSAPLVTSADLLEAIDGYKRVRGVVEKIRYGQYL
- a CDS encoding thioesterase family protein; translated protein: MIATTKIRVRYGDTDCMRVVYYGNYLTYFEVGRVEYLRQQGMSIADINEKIHMPVVEALARFVKPARLDDLLDVHCWVSERKRASFRFGYEVRDAAGTTVATGYTLHACWDPATSKMIALPPWLQQMMPVVPEGPGGRV
- a CDS encoding ArsC/Spx/MgsR family protein; this encodes MNVQVFGFHDCQETRKALRFFSERRIAVHVVDLQERPATRGELRRFQEKFGAAALINRESSRFRALGLHVSGDSPERMLERALTEPRLLRTPLVRSENRISLGHTPDEWKAWVEAEKVNS
- a CDS encoding leucyl aminopeptidase; this encodes MKVRVVATPLGEAEVDALIVGLRAEAKALPAGLAALDRRAQGQIKAVLDAEKFQAKAGQVTHVHTAGRLPSARVIPAPLVIIVGLGDGKDVTLEIVRRAAAAGTRRARDLGARTVAVDLLGERLPARQRAHAVVEGAILGTYTFDRYKREKTEKAVVELRVLAPDARASRDVGEGARSGEVFARATWFARDLVNAPANEVHPTQLAQVAGEVAKEGRLKLRVYDRAECEKMGMGAFLGVAAGSQQPPKFIHLTYAPPGRARKRVAVIGKGITFDSGGLDLKNAEGMLRMKDDMSGAAGVLGIMRALPQLKPPVEVHGLIAATENMPSGSAIRPGDILKAMNGTTIEVGNTDAEGRLTLADALCYANARVKPEEIIDLATLTGACVVALGPLCSGLFANDQGLADRLLAAAEQAGERVWQLPLIEEYREHLKSEVADLNNVGPRGGGAITAGLFLKEFAGTTPWAHLDIAGPAFSEKDLALAPKGGTGVAVRTILAYLTT
- a CDS encoding ACT domain-containing protein, which translates into the protein MPKTTQLSLSLRSKPGVLANVARALADAGVNITGLCAGEAAGRGRIGILVNNAGKAKRALRAAKYRASEEPAFVVRLRNKPGRLARVAEKLARARINIRSAYATTTGRGGATIVFTVSNPAKARRLLGG
- a CDS encoding ABC transporter substrate-binding protein; translated protein: MESGSQGRTQRRAWPPAGPRCRLFAFVLAVVLIFATAFAEAEKNRAGALVVLASPFFYAHRTRLVELAAKQRLPTIYHQKEFVVGSGALMSYAANFHDLFRRAAGYVDRILKGAKPADLPVEQATKFELVINLKTAKALGLTIPLSLLLRADQVIR
- a CDS encoding PHP domain-containing protein; its protein translation is MTAGRVDLHTHTTASDGTLTPRELVRKAVEHGVQVLAITDHDSTDALAEALDEAAQHPPLTIVPGLEINCDIEGAEIHVLGYFVEHQAPWFQEFLREQRAERVARIHRIAERLTELGLPIDPDEVFALVKEGSPGRPHVAQVMVKRGYVKSVREAFDRYLKLDGPASVPRRRLTPADAVAVIRKARGIPVFAHPGLADRDALIPDLVGAGLMGIEAYYAEHSAAQRSAYLELCRRLDLVATGGSDYHGPQSGRANPPGTPAVPWPAWEQLRERAERAKRSP
- a CDS encoding biotin/lipoate A/B protein ligase family protein, which gives rise to MSERAWRLLVTEATDGATNMAIDEALWRGRQAEASPPTVRFFAWEPPTVSLGYGQRLDAAVDVAACRRLGVGLVRRPTGGSAIYHDGPERELTYSVVASNDDLGISADLLETYRWIARALLRGLQALGAPAAIVPVTGSSGLASPAFCFARTGRYEIEIGGRKLVGSAQRRQGGCFLQHGSVLLGVDELRLRAVFPTTQDPLATLTTLEAALGQRPKFDDVAAALTTAFEEEHGLTLRPGGLTPEETARAEALARKKYASEAWLAGAA
- a CDS encoding NUDIX hydrolase → MSREYPDHPRVGVGAVVLHKGRVLLVRRGGQPSAGKWSLPGGLVELGETTTDAVRRELTEECGLTIHVVGVAGVVDRIVRDAGGRVRYHYVLVDYFAYADSDRVSAGSDAAECRWVEVERVEELDVTEGLADMIRRAVAVAARKDS